One window of Oryza brachyantha chromosome 12, ObraRS2, whole genome shotgun sequence genomic DNA carries:
- the LOC102704577 gene encoding uncharacterized protein LOC102704577 has product MDAARAVAMPSLSPTTLAARARPSAGGGGSRRRRLPRVAAMATQKPTGTRRGTAVYFPVGEPGPRQTTSGKAAKPVKLLTNVEKLRLLTKAEKAGLLSAAERAGLSLSAVERLGLLSKAEELEVLSAATDPGTPGALLGLALLLLAAGPAVVYLVPEEYPWEVAVQAVAALVCVVGGSAAFAASSFVSKLQSSSS; this is encoded by the exons ATGGACGCAGCGAGAGCGGTGGCGAtgccgtcgctgtcgccgacgaccctcgcggcgagggcgaggcctagcgccggaggcggaggcagccgccggcgccgccttccCAGggtcgccgccatggccacccAGAAACCCACCGGCACAAGAAGG gGGACGGCGGTGTACTTCCCGGTGGGGGAGCCGGGGCCGCGGCAGACGACGAGCGGGAAGGCGGCGAAGCCGGTGAAGCTGCTGACTAACGTGGAGAAGCTGCGGCTGCTGACCAAGGCGGAGAAGGCCGGGCTCctgtcggcggcggagcgggcgGGGCTGTCGCTGTCGGCGGTGGAGCGGCTGGGGCTGCTGTCCAAGGCGGAGGAGCTGGAGGTGCTGTCGGCGGCCACCGACCCGGGCACCCCCGGCGCGCTGCTCGGCctcgcgctgctgctgctcgccgcgGGGCCCGCCGTCGTGTACCTCGTCCCCGAGGAGTACCCCTGGGAGGTCGCCGTCCAGGCCGTCGCGGCGCTCGTCTGCGTCGTCGGCGgctccgccgccttcgccgcctccAGCTTCGTGTCCAAGCTCCAGAGCTCGTCCAGCTGA
- the LOC102715536 gene encoding asparagine synthetase domain-containing protein 1-like, with product MCGIALVLSGGCVVVAPSTAAADAAAGIHPGDEGKGVTVDELKEALRRRGPDSLGCERLRVHADGTILGIGGCNFGNGDGGDVGDRELCFIGATLQLRGAEPVPQPMVARSGSILVYNGEIYGGVHVADDQNDTQSFLLSLESCCSCDCHALVRDEACPCCGSVGKSVPEILSTIKGPWALIYWQRDSKTIWFGRDAFGRRSLLVHWPTPDDSRFILSSVSPPSFASNNTASTVKGVESGVDNDFSESTKMNYWEELPCGMYSIQLKGLEKNGMCLKEACIFKVRRHDWVDSSLDKLIRWKRKSIVPTVDDLTVHKNPVGDYHLSQNFKNPTEAENNTAYRVLIALRESVMLRTKANRLFQDDLDKLKDDELAPIAILFSGGLDSMILAALLDQCLDSKWTIDLLNVSFDGQLAPDRISALAGLKELQRISPIRRWRLVEIDTALNNLKGESEHVMSLIHPSNTYMDLNIGIALWLAAGGDGWVDGSICSMQDGSRYKYKSTSRVLLVGSGADEQCAGYGRHRTKYRLGGWVALDEDMRLDVQRIWKRNMGRDDRCISDHGKEARFPFLDENVIKTLLEIPLWEIAKLDEPVGKGDKKILREVASLLGLKEAALQPKRAIQFGSRIARESNRKNFGSNRAANQASAGSVEIHRRALEAAGFDCAHRSAVDALVDVTLRYVVHLGRAAAFNANLSGRVLSNEYDIIQALEEIGTDFDGFVGAATSDRCLVGSGVVRELMDHVESKPEVPFVRPLPRFPVPRVEPQPAESFAMAGKESGMKHVPEWLPVFPDPHTYIRTEIWSEEEAKARVDKVEQVRQRRKAEKSLLSLQQRLALAGADGFRPAVTENTVEKGKEIQVAGSKRNPFLEPALPPGEEEVAEVAILPAGRKLSVLDAFAPAIQGANMMDIDTRPGWDNNQNHKSIVPKERAPVHLKIGIDKKPLAAVLNSKPLDLREDPSFLREEVKDERKRRAGMILRASMENPQELAQL from the exons ATGTGCGGCATAGCCCTCGTCCTCTCCGGCGGCTGCGTAGTCGTCgcgccctccaccgccgccgccgatgctgCCGCCGGAATCCATCCAGGCGACGAG GGGAAGGGCGTCACGGTGGATGAGCTCAAGGAGGCCCTGCGGCGGCGTGGCCCGGATAGCCTTGGCTGCGAGAGGCTCCGCGTTCACGCGGACGGCACCATCCTAG GAATTGGTGGATGTAATTTTGGGAATGGGGATGGAGGTGACGTAGGTGACAGAGAGCTGTGCTTCATTGGCGCAACACTGCAGCTCAGGGGAGCTGAGCCGGTTCCGCAGCCAATGGTGGCACGATCAGGAAGTATTCTAGTATATAATG gtGAGATTTATGGAGGAGTCCATGTTGCTGATGATCAGAATGACACTCAATCATTTCTATTATCACTGGAATCTTGTTGTTCCTGTGACTGCCATGCTCTTGTTAGGGATGAAGCATGTCCTTGTTGTGGAAGTGTTGGGAAATCAGTTCCAGAAATCCTTTCCACAATTAAAGGTCCATGGGCTTTGATATACTGGCAG AGGGACTCAAAAACAATTTGGTTTGGCCGTGACGCATTTGGAAGAAGAAGCCTCTTGGTACATTGGCCCACACCTGATGATTCACGCTTCATATTATCATCAGTGTCACCCCCTTCATTTGCAAGTAATAACACTG CGTCAACTGTCAAAGGCGTTGAGTCAGGGGTAGATAATGACTTTTCTGAGTCCACCAAAATGAACTATTGGGAGGAGCTTCCCTGTGGGATGTACAGCATCCAATTGAAAGGCCTTGAAAAAAATGGCATGTGTCTTAAGGAAGCGTGCATCTTCAAAGTTAGGAGACATGACTGGGTTGACTCTTCATTGGATAAATTAATCCGGTGGAAGAGGAAATCAATAGTTCCTACTGTGGATGACTTAACAGTACATAAGAATCCTGTTGGGGACTATCACTTGTCTCAGAACTTCAAAAACCCAACTGAAGCTGAGAATAATACAG CATATCGAGTGTTGATCGCGTTACGAGAGTCTGTAATGCTGCGAACCAAAGCTAACAGACTCTTTCAG GATGATCTAGATAAGCTAAAGGATGATGAGTTAGCTCCAATAGCCATCCTTTTTTCTGGTGGCTTGGACTCCATGATACTTGCAGCGTTATTAGATCAGTGCCTTGATTCCAAAT GGACAATTGATTTGTTGAACGTCAGTTTTGACGGACAACTTGCTCCAGATAGGATTTCTGCACTGGCAGGACTTAAAGAACTTCAGAGAATCTCCCCTATCCGTAG ATGGCGTCTTGTTGAGATTGACACAGCTTTGAACAACTTGAAAGGAGAAAGTGAACATGTGATGTCACTTATACACCCTTCAAATACTTATATG GATTTGAACATTGGTATAGCTCTCTGGTTGGCTGCTGGTGGGGATGGTTGGGTGGATGGAAGTATATGCAGCATGCAAGATGGTAGTCGTTACAAGTACAAGTCAACTTCTAGAGTTCTTTTAGTCGGTTCTGGGGCTGATGAGCAATGCGCTGGCTATGGAAGACATAGGACTAAATATAGACTTGGAGG CTGGGTTGCACTTGATGAGGACATGAGACTTGATGTACaaagaatctggaaaagaaaTATGGGAAGAGATGATAGGTGCATTTCAGACCATGGGAAGGAG GCACGTTTTCCATTTCTTGATGAGAATGTGATCAAAACTTTGTTGGAAATTCCATTGTGGGAGATTGCTAAGCTTGATGAACCTGTTGGAAAGGGCGACAAGAAGATTTTGAGGGAG GTCGCAAGCCTGCTGGGCTTAAAGGAGGCTGCACTTCAACCAAAGCGGGCAATCCAG TTTGGTTCAAGAATAGCAAGGGAGTCGAACCGCAAGAACTTCGGGAGTAACCGAGCCGCCAACCAGGCTTCCGCTGGCAGCGTGGAGATTCACCGGCGT GCGCTGGAGGCGGCCGGGTTCGACTGCGCGCACCGCTCGGCGGTGGACGCGCTCGTCGACGTCACCCTCCGCTACGTCGTGCACCTCGGCAGGGCCGCCGCGTTCAACGCCAACCTCTCCGGCCGCGTCCTCTCCAACGAGTACGACATCATACAAGCCCTCGAGGAGATCGGCACCGATTTCGATGGGTTCGTCGGCGCGGCCACCTCCGACCGCTGCCTCGTCGGCTCCGGTGTCGTCAGGGAGCTGATGGATCACGTCGAGTCCAAGCCCGAGGTGCCGTTCGTGCGGCCTCTGCCTAGATTCCCGGTGCCGCGTGTGGAGCCGCAGCCAGCTGAGAGCTTTGCTATGGCCGGGAAGGAGTCTGGGATGAAGCATGTGCCGGAGTGGCTCCCGGTGTTCCCGGATCCACACACATACATAAGGACAGAGATTTGGAGCGAAGAGGAGGCCAAGGCCAGGGTGGACAAGGTTGAGCAGGTGCGGCAGCGGAGGAAGGCTGAGAAGTCGCTGCTCAGCTTGCAGCAACGGCTGGCCCTTGCAGGCGCTGATGGATTTAGGCCAGCGGTGACAGAAAATACTGTAGAGAAGGGGAAGGAGATACAGGTGGCTGGGAGCAAGAGAAATCCCTTCCTTGAGCCAGCACTGCCAcctggggaggaggaggtggctgAGGTTGCTATCCTACCCGCGGGGAGGAAACTCTCCGTCCTTGATGCATTTGCACCAGCAATTCAGGGTGCAAACATGATGGATATTGATACCAGGCCAGGTTGGGACAACAATCAGAATCACAAGAGCATTGTTCCGAAAGAGAGGGCACCAGTGCACCTCAAGATTGGAATTGATAAGAAGCCGTTAGCAGCTGTGCTGAATTCAAAACCTCTGGATTTGAGGGAGGATCCGTCTTTCTTGAGGGAGGAAGTAAAGGATGAGCGGAAGCGGAGGGCGGGGATGATACTAAGGGCATCAATGGAGAACCCACAGGAGCTTGCCCAGCTCTAA
- the LOC102714977 gene encoding L-type lectin-domain containing receptor kinase S.4-like, with amino-acid sequence MRRLTVLLLFLALLLATLAASQEFTYAGFRNGGGIGNGPNLTFNGVTELRPDGILRLTNETSRLIGHAFYPSPLRLLAGAGGKNGTAVSFSTEFAFAVVPEYPKLGGHGLAFVVAPDPRLPGALPSQYLGLLSAADVGNATNHVLAVEFDTVQDFEFGDINDNHVGVDLNSLVSNASASAAPVNIKSGDTILAWVDYDAGARLLNVSIAAAASSKGSKPAAPLISFHVDLSPIFLDQMYVGFSASTGLLASSHYLMGWSFKLGGGAAPPLDVSSLPSLPRPAASKNRTSLILASAFSAFVALVVLAGAATYAAYRYKNRDVVEPWELDYGPHRYKYSELKRATRGFRDRELLGSGGFGKVYRGVLPGEAEVAVKRVSHESRQGLREFVAEIASIGRLRHRNLVQLQGWCRRRGDLLLVYDYMPNGSLDKHLFGDGLLAARLTWPVRFKILRNVASALLYLHEEWEHVVLHRDVKASNVLLDGDMSGRLGDFGLAKLYEHGANPSTTRVVGTLGYLAPELTRTGKATTAADVFAFGALVLEVVSGRRPIEPSAAPEELVLAEWAWERYAAGEVEKVVDARLGAFDAGEVAAAVKVGLWCSHPAPAVRPTMREVARYLDGGDAAEVPPPPPPPPPPPVCSGEVGYYDFVHSYPSSSYERVAAAAAADGVTQTSVATFPYSPLSMRSSHVSV; translated from the coding sequence ATGCGACGCCTcaccgtcctcctcctcttcctcgccctcctcctcgccaccctcgccgcctcccaaGAATTCACCTACGCCGGGTTCCGCAACGGCGGCGGGATTGGGAACGGCCCGAACCTGACCTTCAACGGCGTGACCGAGCTCCGGCCGGACGGCATCCTGCGGCTCACCAACGAGACGTCGAGGCTCATCGGCCACGCCTTCTACCCGTCTCCCCTCcggctcctcgccggcgccggcggcaagaATGGCACCGCGGTGTCCTTCTCCACGGAGTTCGcgttcgccgtcgtgccggaGTATCCCAAGCTGGGGGGGCATGGGCTGGCGTtcgtcgtcgcgcccgacCCGCGCCTCCCCGGCGCGCTGCCCAGCCAGTACCTGGGACTGCtcagcgccgccgacgtcggcaACGCCACCAACCATGTCCTCGCCGTGGAGTTCGACACCGTGCAGGACTTCGAGTTCGGCGACATCAATGACAACCACGTCGGCGTCGACCTCAACAGCCTCGTCTCGaacgcctccgcctccgcggcgccgGTCAACATCAAGTCCGGCGACACCATCCTCGCCTGGGTCGACTACGACGCCGGCGCGAGGCTACTGAAtgtctccatcgccgccgccgcctcgtcgaaGGGCAGcaagccggcggcgccgctcaTCTCCTTCCACGTCGACCTGTCGCCGATCTTCCTCGACCAGATGTACGTCGGCTTCTCGGCGTCGACGGGGCTCCTCGCGAGCTCCCACTACCTCATGGGCTGGAGCTTCAagcttggcggcggcgccgcgccgccgctcgacgTGTCCTCCCTCCCGTCGCtgccccgccccgccgccagcAAGAACCGGACGTCGCTCATCCTCGCCTCGGCGTTCTCGGCGTTCGTGGCGCTCGtggtcctcgccggcgccgccacctacGCGGCGTACCGGTACAAGAACCGCGACGTGGTGGAGCCATGGGAGCTCGACTACGGCCCGCACCGGTACAAGTACTCCGAGCTGAAGCGCGCCACCCGCGGCTTCCGCGACCGCGAGCTCCTCGGCTCCGGCGGCTTCGGCAAGGTGTACCGCGGCGTGCTCCCCGGTGAGGCCGAGGTCGCCGTGAAGCGGGTCTCCCACGAGTCGCGGCAGGGGCTCCGCGAGTTCGTCGCCGAGATCGCCTCCATCGGCCggctccgccaccgcaacctCGTCCAGCTCCAGGgctggtgccgccgccgcggcgacctcctcctcgtctACGACTACATGCCCAACGGCAGCCTCGACAAGCACCTCTTCGGCGACGGCCTCCTGGCGGCGCGCCTCACGTGGCCCGTCCGCTTCAAGATCCTCCGCAACGTCGCGTCGGCGCTGCTCTACCTCCACGAGGAGTGGGAGCACGTCGTGCTCCACCGCGACGTCAAGGCCAGCAACGTGCTCCTCGACGGCGACATGTCCGGCCGGCTCGGGGACTTCGGCCTCGCCAAGCTGTACGAGCACGGCGCCAACCCGAGCACGACGAGGGTGGTGGGCACGCTGGGCTACCTGGCGCCGGAGCTGACGAGGACGGGGAaggcgaccacggcggccgacGTGTTCGCCTTCGGGGCGCTGGTGCTCGAGGTGGTCTCCGGGCGGCGCCCCATCGAGCCGAGCGCGGCGCCCGAGGAGCTCGTCCTGGCGGAGTGGGCGTGGGAGCGGTACGCCGCCGGGGAGGTGGAGAAGGTGGTGGACGCGAGGCTGGGCGCgttcgacgccggcgaggtggccgCCGCGGTCAAGGTCGGGCTGTGGTGCTCCcacccggcgccggcggtgcgcCCGACGATGAGGGAGGTCGCGCGCTACCTCGACGGCGGGGACGCCGCGgaggtgccgccgccgccgcctccgcctcctcccccgccggtGTGCTCCGGCGAGGTCGGGTACTACGACTTCGTGCACTCGTACCCTTCGTCGTCGTACGAGagggtcgcggcggcggcggcggcggacggcgtgACGCAGACGTCGGTGGCCACGTTCCCCTACTCGCCGCTGTCGATGAGGTCATCCCACGTCAGCGTGTGA